One segment of Rhodanobacter thiooxydans DNA contains the following:
- a CDS encoding alpha/beta hydrolase — protein sequence MIQQTDFFFEGGRSGVLLIHGLTGTPMEMKLLGKGLNRAGFTVHGMQLAGHCGNVDDLLATGWRDWYASVERAADEMLGKVDQLFVGGLSMGALLALKLAADRPGRIAGVGVYGATFRYDGWSIPKLARLSFLLPLLKKLGIGRDRSFMEQPPYGIRDERLRAQVSSAMLGGDSAAAGLPGNPWYSLAEMYGLAASVRRQLPQVTAPCLVAHASDDDVASPKNAELVMRGVNAPTELLLLDDSYHMITIDKERRTLIDRSAAFFDSIAASNGTQRAAA from the coding sequence GTGATCCAGCAGACTGACTTTTTCTTCGAAGGCGGGCGCAGCGGCGTGCTGCTGATCCATGGCCTCACCGGCACGCCGATGGAGATGAAGCTGCTCGGCAAGGGCCTGAACCGCGCCGGCTTCACCGTGCACGGCATGCAACTGGCTGGCCACTGCGGCAACGTCGACGACCTGCTCGCCACCGGCTGGCGCGACTGGTACGCCAGCGTCGAGCGCGCCGCCGATGAGATGCTCGGCAAGGTCGACCAGCTGTTCGTCGGCGGCCTCTCGATGGGTGCGTTGCTGGCGTTGAAACTGGCCGCGGACCGGCCCGGGCGGATCGCCGGCGTGGGCGTGTATGGTGCCACTTTCCGCTACGACGGCTGGAGCATCCCGAAGCTGGCGCGACTGTCGTTCCTGCTGCCGCTGCTGAAGAAACTCGGCATCGGCCGCGACCGCAGCTTCATGGAGCAGCCGCCCTACGGCATCCGCGACGAGCGCCTGCGCGCGCAGGTCAGCTCGGCGATGCTCGGCGGCGACAGCGCCGCCGCCGGCCTGCCCGGCAACCCGTGGTACTCGCTGGCCGAAATGTACGGCCTGGCCGCCAGCGTGCGCCGCCAGCTGCCGCAGGTGACCGCGCCGTGCCTGGTCGCCCACGCCAGCGACGACGACGTCGCCAGCCCGAAGAACGCCGAGCTGGTGATGCGCGGGGTCAACGCGCCGACCGAACTGCTGCTGCTCGACGACAGCTACCACATGATCACCATCGACAAGGAACGGCGCACGCTGATCGATCGCTCGGCCGCATTCTTCGACAGCATCGCCGCGTCGAACGGCACGCAGCGCGCCGCGGCCTGA
- a CDS encoding DMT family transporter, whose product MKRFYLLGFLLLMGFDTLAQISFKYAGTQALPVEASLAWLLRVFGQPWVYGAVIGYVGAFFTWMALLKHAPIGPAFAASHLEVVSVMLLSIWLFDEHLTLARALGAIAIIAGIVCLGFAESREHAPEADPAHG is encoded by the coding sequence ATGAAGCGCTTCTACCTGCTCGGCTTCCTGCTGCTGATGGGTTTCGACACCCTCGCGCAGATCAGCTTCAAGTACGCCGGCACCCAGGCACTGCCGGTGGAAGCCAGCCTGGCGTGGCTGTTGCGCGTGTTCGGCCAGCCGTGGGTCTATGGCGCGGTGATCGGCTACGTGGGCGCATTCTTCACCTGGATGGCGTTGCTGAAACACGCGCCGATCGGCCCCGCCTTCGCCGCCTCGCACCTGGAGGTGGTGTCGGTGATGCTGCTGTCGATCTGGCTGTTCGACGAACACCTCACCCTCGCCCGCGCGCTCGGCGCCATCGCGATCATCGCCGGCATCGTCTGCCTCGGCTTCGCCGAGAGTCGCGAACACGCGCCAGAAGCCGACCCGGCACACGGCT
- a CDS encoding EamA family transporter, giving the protein MMPAEGSISTLVAGLWLLNIVLDTGGQLAFKAAAGDETAGDGLARWKHMASRPWLWLGVASYVIEFLVWIAFLSLIPLSEGVLLGSINIVVIMIAGRFLFGEQLTRLRVIGIALVTLGVAIVGLGT; this is encoded by the coding sequence ATGATGCCGGCGGAGGGATCCATCTCCACCCTCGTCGCGGGCCTGTGGCTGCTCAACATCGTGCTCGACACCGGCGGCCAGCTGGCGTTCAAGGCCGCGGCCGGTGACGAAACGGCTGGCGACGGCCTGGCGCGCTGGAAGCACATGGCGTCACGGCCATGGCTGTGGCTGGGCGTTGCCAGCTATGTGATCGAATTCCTGGTGTGGATCGCGTTCCTGTCGCTGATCCCGCTGTCCGAAGGCGTGCTGCTGGGTTCGATCAACATCGTGGTGATCATGATCGCCGGACGCTTCCTGTTCGGCGAACAACTCACCCGGCTGCGGGTCATCGGCATCGCGCTGGTCACGCTCGGCGTAGCGATCGTGGGGCTGGGCACATGA
- a CDS encoding diflavin oxidoreductase translates to MRQLHPWYRISSALCLIGLLLFALVGIALDHARRIGAAPQLADHHAMLPGGFVLLSAALLLGAWLDLSGWLRHRRQLPGSGKPLPVTDMAAGHEPVAVVAGARDHSVRAEAGVRVIYASQTGFAEQLARQTLQSLQAAGLPAQLDGIDTLDVAGLQRAGRVLFVASTTGDGEPPDMARAFSRLAMQQAAALHGLRYGLLALGDSDYEDFCGFGRQLQCWLQASGAQPLFDPVEVDSEDEASLRHWQHHLAMLSGVSDLPDWQAPKYQRWQLVERRLLNPGSVGEPCFHLELRPLQGGANWQAGDLVEIGPRHAPDKVATWLAANGLDGRVPVAHGRARLPLAELLARCRLPEAGEVDGLDEAALAARLPLLPHRAYSIASLPDDGALHLLVRQMRGRGGYLGLGSGWLVEHAPVGAEIALRVRSNVNFHVPKDARPLLLIGNGTGLAALRALLKARIAAGHRRNWLLFGERQVAHDFLYRDEIERWLAGGWIERADFAWSRDQAERIHVQQRLREAAGELLAWIEAGAAIYVCGSLDGLAPGIDAVLHEVLGAARVEQLREQGRYRRDVY, encoded by the coding sequence ATGCGCCAGTTGCATCCGTGGTACCGGATCAGCTCGGCGCTGTGCCTGATTGGCCTGCTGCTGTTTGCGCTGGTCGGGATCGCCCTCGACCACGCGCGGCGGATCGGGGCCGCGCCGCAGTTGGCCGATCACCATGCCATGCTGCCGGGCGGGTTCGTGCTGCTCTCGGCGGCGCTGCTGCTGGGCGCGTGGCTGGATCTGTCCGGCTGGCTGCGCCATCGCCGCCAGTTGCCTGGATCAGGCAAGCCGCTGCCGGTGACGGACATGGCTGCCGGCCACGAGCCGGTCGCAGTGGTGGCCGGGGCACGGGACCACAGCGTGCGGGCCGAGGCCGGCGTGCGGGTGATCTATGCCAGCCAGACCGGCTTCGCCGAACAGCTGGCGCGGCAGACCCTGCAGAGCCTGCAGGCGGCCGGCTTGCCGGCGCAACTGGACGGTATCGACACGCTCGATGTCGCCGGACTGCAGCGCGCTGGTCGTGTGCTGTTCGTGGCCAGCACCACCGGCGATGGCGAGCCGCCGGACATGGCGAGGGCGTTCAGCCGCCTGGCGATGCAGCAAGCGGCGGCGCTGCACGGCCTGCGCTACGGGCTGCTGGCGCTGGGCGACAGCGACTACGAGGACTTCTGCGGCTTCGGCCGCCAGTTGCAGTGCTGGCTGCAGGCCAGCGGCGCGCAACCACTGTTCGATCCGGTGGAAGTGGACAGCGAGGATGAAGCCAGCCTGCGCCATTGGCAGCATCACCTGGCGATGCTCAGCGGCGTCAGCGACCTGCCGGACTGGCAGGCACCGAAGTACCAGCGCTGGCAACTGGTCGAGCGCCGGCTGCTCAACCCCGGCAGCGTGGGTGAACCGTGTTTCCATCTCGAGCTGCGGCCGCTGCAGGGCGGCGCGAACTGGCAGGCCGGCGACCTGGTCGAGATCGGCCCCCGCCATGCGCCGGACAAGGTGGCGACGTGGCTGGCGGCAAACGGACTGGACGGCCGCGTGCCGGTGGCGCACGGGAGGGCGCGGCTGCCGCTGGCCGAACTGCTGGCACGCTGCCGTCTGCCCGAGGCCGGCGAGGTCGATGGACTGGACGAAGCGGCATTGGCGGCGCGGCTGCCGTTGCTGCCGCACCGCGCGTATTCGATCGCCTCGTTGCCGGACGACGGCGCGCTCCACCTGCTGGTGCGCCAGATGCGCGGCCGCGGCGGCTACCTCGGCCTCGGTTCGGGCTGGCTTGTTGAGCATGCGCCGGTCGGCGCGGAGATCGCCCTGCGCGTGCGCAGCAACGTCAATTTCCATGTGCCGAAGGATGCACGGCCGCTGCTCCTGATCGGCAACGGTACCGGGCTGGCGGCGCTGCGTGCGCTGCTGAAGGCGCGCATCGCCGCCGGCCACCGGCGCAACTGGCTGCTGTTCGGCGAGCGGCAGGTGGCGCACGATTTTCTCTACCGCGACGAGATCGAACGCTGGCTGGCAGGCGGCTGGATCGAACGCGCCGACTTCGCCTGGTCGCGTGACCAGGCTGAGCGTATCCACGTGCAGCAGCGCTTGCGTGAGGCGGCCGGCGAACTGCTGGCGTGGATCGAGGCTGGCGCCGCCATCTACGTTTGCGGCAGCCTCGACGGGCTGGCGCCGGGCATCGATGCGGTGTTGCACGAGGTATTGGGCGCGGCGCGGGTCGAGCAGTTGCGCGAACAGGGGCGTTACCGGCGCGACGTCTACTGA
- a CDS encoding ABC transporter permease: protein MVALARKTLIYEWRRFLPAMLAVGFAGLLQLLQIALVLGIFGSTSLYITGSSADVWVGYPGTQSVSLGRTIDADVESRLLMDPAVQQVEPYLWVDGDWRGPHETGGVSVFVSGIDPAADGLMFSKVLSPALRRQLAEPDAIVIDRSAQDQLGIDIGQTATINGQRVRVVGISTGLRALGGVNVLCSLDTARRLDNDPADLGPTYLVARLRDPAQADAVALRLRGDTAFGPYTAWSAGDFARLSVRYWLFDTGAGAGVLFLAGIVFLVGAAITSQTLIAAVNGSVREYATLNALGVGVNALRKVVLEQAFWVGALGLLGASVFGVVLMLLARSQDVPVVLNVPAALACIVLVMGLAAVSGLAAMRSLRRADPATLLR, encoded by the coding sequence ATGGTGGCCCTGGCGCGCAAGACGCTGATCTACGAGTGGCGGCGCTTCCTGCCGGCGATGCTGGCGGTCGGTTTCGCCGGCCTGCTGCAGTTGCTGCAGATCGCGCTGGTACTGGGCATCTTCGGCAGCACCAGCCTCTACATCACCGGCTCGTCGGCCGACGTGTGGGTCGGCTATCCCGGTACGCAGAGCGTGAGCCTGGGCCGCACGATCGACGCCGACGTGGAGTCGCGCCTGCTGATGGACCCGGCGGTGCAGCAGGTCGAGCCGTACCTGTGGGTCGACGGCGACTGGCGCGGACCGCACGAGACCGGTGGCGTCTCGGTGTTCGTCTCCGGCATCGACCCGGCCGCCGACGGGCTGATGTTCTCGAAGGTCCTGTCGCCCGCGCTGCGCAGGCAACTGGCCGAACCGGACGCGATCGTCATCGACCGTTCCGCGCAGGACCAGCTCGGCATCGACATCGGCCAGACCGCCACCATCAACGGCCAGCGGGTGCGCGTGGTCGGCATCAGCACCGGCTTGCGCGCGCTCGGCGGCGTCAACGTGCTGTGTTCGCTGGACACCGCACGCCGGCTGGACAACGACCCGGCCGACCTCGGGCCGACCTACCTGGTCGCCAGACTACGCGACCCGGCCCAGGCCGACGCGGTGGCGCTGCGCCTGCGCGGCGACACCGCCTTCGGCCCGTATACGGCATGGAGCGCCGGCGACTTCGCCAGGCTATCGGTGCGCTACTGGCTGTTCGACACCGGCGCCGGCGCCGGCGTGCTGTTCCTGGCCGGCATCGTGTTCCTGGTCGGTGCGGCGATCACCAGCCAGACCCTGATCGCCGCGGTCAACGGCTCGGTGCGCGAATACGCCACGCTCAACGCGCTCGGCGTGGGCGTGAATGCGTTGCGCAAGGTGGTGCTGGAGCAGGCGTTCTGGGTCGGTGCGCTGGGCCTGCTCGGCGCCAGCGTGTTCGGCGTCGTGCTGATGCTGCTGGCACGCAGCCAGGACGTGCCGGTGGTGCTGAATGTCCCGGCGGCGCTGGCCTGCATCGTCCTGGTGATGGGCCTGGCAGCCGTCTCCGGCCTGGCCGCGATGCGCAGCCTGCGCCGCGCCGACCCCGCCACCTTGCTGAGGTAG
- a CDS encoding ABC transporter ATP-binding protein, producing the protein MPPVPAIEPVPAPALQAENVSKAFISGHQRTQVLDHFSLSIDAGELTLISGPSGCGKSTLLAILSGLQKVDAGRVLALGSELGQLDLRALERFRLQHTGFVFQGFNLFPALSAFEQVELPLNHMGLSRDEAHQRTQQSLEEVGLAHRMRLRPSELSGGEKQRVAIARALAKRPELLFADEPTSALDAANGQIIIDILHRIAHTHGTTVLCVSHDPRLVVHADRVLSMEDGRILSDRHIRTAVIDSKENPA; encoded by the coding sequence ATGCCACCTGTCCCCGCCATCGAGCCAGTGCCTGCGCCCGCGCTGCAGGCCGAGAACGTCAGCAAGGCGTTCATCTCCGGCCACCAGCGCACGCAGGTGCTGGACCACTTCTCGCTGAGCATCGACGCCGGCGAACTGACCCTGATCTCCGGCCCGTCCGGCTGCGGCAAGAGCACCCTGCTGGCGATCCTGAGTGGCCTGCAGAAGGTCGATGCCGGCCGCGTGCTGGCGCTGGGCAGCGAGCTGGGCCAGCTCGACCTGCGCGCGCTGGAACGCTTCCGCCTGCAGCACACCGGCTTCGTGTTCCAGGGCTTCAACCTGTTCCCCGCGCTGTCCGCGTTCGAGCAGGTCGAGCTGCCACTGAACCACATGGGCCTGTCGCGTGACGAGGCGCACCAGCGCACGCAACAGTCGCTGGAGGAAGTCGGCCTGGCGCACCGCATGCGGCTGCGCCCTTCCGAGCTGTCCGGCGGCGAGAAGCAGCGCGTGGCGATCGCCCGCGCGCTGGCCAAGCGGCCGGAGCTGCTGTTCGCCGACGAGCCGACCAGCGCGCTGGACGCTGCCAACGGCCAGATCATCATCGACATCCTGCACCGCATCGCCCACACCCATGGCACCACCGTGCTGTGCGTCAGCCACGACCCGCGCCTGGTCGTCCACGCCGACCGCGTGCTGTCGATGGAGGACGGCCGTATCCTCAGCGACCGGCACATTCGCACCGCGGTCATCGACAGCAAGGAAAACCCCGCATGA
- a CDS encoding response regulator codes for MRILLAEDDPSIAEGLCASLRHGGHAVDHVARGNLADTALRDHSYDLLVLDLGLPALDGSEVLRRLRSRGTGMPVLVVTAREGLAERIRVLDLGADDYLVKPFALAEFEARVRALLRRASSQGKPELQLGRLRLDLPGHRAWIDQAPLELTAREFGLLEALALRADRVTSRAQLTAALCDWDQELTDNGLDIAIHRLRRKLHGSSTGVRTIRGLGYLLEEMDETGNDQA; via the coding sequence ATGCGCATTCTGTTGGCCGAGGACGATCCATCCATCGCCGAAGGCCTCTGTGCGTCGCTGCGCCATGGTGGCCACGCGGTGGATCATGTCGCCAGGGGCAACCTGGCCGACACGGCGCTGCGCGACCACAGTTATGACCTGCTGGTGCTGGATCTGGGCCTGCCCGCGCTGGACGGCAGCGAGGTACTGCGCCGCCTGCGCAGTCGCGGCACCGGCATGCCGGTGCTGGTGGTGACCGCCCGCGAAGGCCTGGCCGAACGTATCCGCGTGCTCGACCTGGGCGCCGACGATTACCTGGTGAAACCCTTCGCGCTGGCCGAGTTCGAGGCACGCGTGCGGGCGCTGCTGCGCCGGGCCAGCAGCCAGGGCAAGCCGGAGCTGCAGCTGGGCCGGTTGCGCCTGGACCTGCCCGGCCATCGTGCATGGATCGACCAGGCACCGCTGGAACTGACCGCGCGCGAGTTCGGCCTGCTCGAAGCGCTGGCCCTGCGCGCGGACCGCGTCACCAGTCGCGCCCAGCTGACCGCGGCGCTGTGCGACTGGGACCAGGAGCTGACCGACAACGGCCTGGACATCGCGATCCATCGCCTGCGCCGCAAGCTGCACGGCAGCAGCACCGGCGTGCGCACGATCCGTGGGCTGGGCTACCTGCTGGAAGAAATGGACGAAACCGGGAACGACCAGGCATGA
- a CDS encoding efflux RND transporter periplasmic adaptor subunit: MKPPAFHPSWRTHAARLLRRGGLALAVASLLPACSPSGPAPAGTGTQAATAYAAVARGKVDIEGGLLNLTMPREGTLARVAVHEGDHVKQGQLLAALDTEPARLAVEAAQAQLEQAQAQLKLLGIKQAAAKQRAQRLAAAAAAGAGDGQSADDAREAAAQVDAEQQSARAAQSMASQKLDEARYELKQRSLLAPFDADVVRVSAQPGASVSPTSGPLFVLLPQKPRIVRAELNDSFAAAVHPGMPAEVVAESGGDHARWSAHVLRIGQVYGPATLENDPQIRANARTVECVLAFDQPDAGQTRGLRIGQRVMVRFGHAATPAAAASKD; the protein is encoded by the coding sequence ATGAAGCCGCCAGCCTTCCACCCGTCATGGCGCACGCACGCCGCGCGCCTGCTCCGCCGCGGCGGCCTCGCGCTGGCCGTCGCCTCGCTGCTGCCGGCATGCTCGCCCTCCGGCCCGGCGCCGGCCGGCACCGGCACGCAAGCCGCAACCGCCTACGCCGCCGTCGCACGCGGCAAGGTCGACATCGAGGGCGGCCTGCTGAACCTGACGATGCCGCGCGAAGGCACGCTCGCCAGGGTCGCCGTGCATGAAGGCGACCACGTCAAGCAGGGCCAGTTGCTGGCGGCGCTGGACACCGAGCCGGCCCGGCTGGCGGTCGAGGCGGCCCAGGCGCAACTGGAGCAGGCGCAGGCGCAGCTGAAGCTGCTCGGGATCAAACAGGCCGCGGCGAAGCAGCGCGCCCAGCGACTGGCCGCCGCGGCCGCCGCCGGCGCCGGCGACGGTCAGAGCGCCGACGATGCGCGCGAGGCGGCGGCGCAAGTCGACGCCGAACAGCAGTCCGCTCGCGCGGCGCAGAGCATGGCCAGCCAGAAGCTGGACGAGGCCCGCTACGAGCTGAAGCAGCGCAGCCTGCTTGCCCCGTTCGACGCCGACGTGGTGCGGGTATCGGCCCAACCCGGCGCCAGCGTGTCGCCAACCTCCGGCCCGTTGTTCGTGCTGCTGCCGCAGAAGCCGCGGATCGTCCGTGCCGAACTCAACGACAGCTTCGCCGCGGCGGTGCACCCGGGCATGCCGGCCGAAGTGGTCGCCGAAAGCGGCGGCGACCATGCCCGCTGGAGCGCACACGTGCTGCGTATCGGCCAGGTCTACGGACCGGCCACGCTGGAGAACGACCCGCAGATACGCGCCAATGCGCGCACGGTGGAATGCGTGCTGGCGTTCGACCAGCCCGACGCCGGGCAGACCCGTGGGCTGCGCATCGGCCAGCGCGTGATGGTGCGCTTCGGCCATGCCGCGACACCGGCCGCCGCCGCATCGAAAGACTGA
- a CDS encoding sensor histidine kinase → MNPPRVRPLRPSLRRRLLLALLVPVGVLLLLDALLTYGVALTYANRVHDRDLSDDAVTLATMLGNDRLDGELTPQARFLLEYDPDGHSYFAVSSARHGLLASNGQLPQPAQAPAIGARPVLYDAQLAKHALRAATVHIAMSHDPGDSLVVTVAETLRDRHRQAREILLLAIGMQSLLIICVLSLVWFGVGRGLRVLDPLTARLAARTDELTPIDGPDVPQEIRPLTQTIDALFGRLRGMLALHDRFIADAAHQLRTPLAGLSLHVEHAMADPRPETVADALLHIQRLVQRAARTSAQLLALTRAQAPSPETGERTLLDLGRFIPEAVAERIHEAIRAGVDLGYEGSGQALPVLGDAASLHDLLDNLIDNAVRYAGRGSTVTVRLAAHADGGVNLSVEDNGPGVPPELLPRLSERFFRAAGNNEEGSGLGLAIVQRIAERHHASVTYRSAEPRGLCVEVHFPAPPAIAARPA, encoded by the coding sequence ATGAATCCGCCACGCGTGCGTCCGCTGCGCCCCAGCCTGCGTCGACGCCTGCTGCTGGCCCTGCTGGTCCCGGTGGGCGTGCTGTTGCTGCTGGACGCGCTGCTGACTTACGGCGTGGCCCTGACCTATGCCAACCGGGTGCACGACCGCGACCTCAGCGACGACGCCGTGACCCTGGCAACGATGCTCGGCAACGACCGGCTCGATGGCGAGCTGACCCCGCAGGCACGCTTCCTGCTCGAATACGACCCGGACGGCCACAGCTATTTCGCCGTGAGCAGTGCCCGGCACGGCCTGCTGGCCAGCAACGGGCAACTGCCGCAGCCAGCGCAGGCGCCGGCCATCGGCGCCCGCCCGGTGCTGTACGACGCGCAGCTCGCGAAGCACGCCTTGCGCGCCGCCACGGTACACATCGCCATGAGCCACGACCCTGGCGACAGCTTGGTCGTCACCGTCGCCGAAACCCTGCGTGACCGGCACCGCCAGGCGCGGGAAATCCTGCTGCTGGCGATCGGGATGCAGTCGCTGTTGATCATCTGCGTGCTCTCGCTGGTCTGGTTTGGCGTCGGTCGCGGCCTGCGCGTGCTCGACCCGCTGACCGCGCGGCTTGCCGCCCGCACCGACGAACTCACGCCGATCGATGGTCCCGATGTACCGCAGGAAATCCGGCCGCTGACGCAGACCATCGACGCGCTGTTCGGCCGCCTGCGCGGCATGCTGGCCCTGCACGACCGCTTCATCGCCGACGCCGCGCACCAGTTGCGCACGCCACTGGCCGGGCTGAGCCTGCACGTCGAACATGCCATGGCCGATCCGCGGCCGGAGACGGTGGCCGACGCCCTGCTCCACATCCAGCGGCTGGTGCAGCGTGCCGCACGCACTTCCGCGCAATTACTGGCGCTGACACGCGCGCAGGCGCCATCACCGGAGACCGGGGAGCGCACGCTGCTGGACCTCGGCCGGTTCATCCCCGAGGCGGTCGCCGAGCGCATCCATGAGGCGATCCGGGCCGGCGTGGACCTGGGCTACGAAGGCAGCGGGCAGGCACTGCCCGTGCTCGGCGACGCCGCCAGCCTGCACGATCTGCTGGATAACCTGATCGACAACGCCGTGCGCTACGCCGGCCGTGGCAGCACCGTCACCGTCAGGCTGGCGGCGCACGCCGATGGCGGCGTCAACCTCAGCGTCGAGGACAACGGGCCCGGCGTGCCGCCCGAATTGCTTCCGCGCCTGAGCGAGCGTTTCTTCCGCGCCGCCGGCAACAACGAGGAAGGCAGCGGGCTGGGACTGGCGATCGTCCAGCGCATCGCCGAGCGACATCACGCCAGCGTGACCTACCGCAGTGCCGAACCGCGCGGCCTGTGCGTGGAAGTGCACTTTCCCGCGCCGCCGGCAATCGCCGCCCGGCCGGCATGA
- a CDS encoding TolC family protein, with product MPLRLSKAIPKHRWHTCLLGVVFSGLAGCAAPLPRLEPPVPAQWQHAIASDPARPTDLHGWWHAFADPDLDALVDRALANNLDVAQAAERLRAVRSLHERAHARYLPELHARTHDAIDPDASASFFVAGFDASWELGLFGRAEGTRRESQGALDAGVADLHAARVSLVAEVVREWINLRTAQQQEQLLQQISQQRRHAWELQQTRQHLQLAAPAVVDQAQAAWAQAEAALAAPRQAADASAQRLAVLLGQNHPDPAWLQAGTPPELGAWQLDGTPAELLRTRPEIARAEADVLRSAGELALTHAELFPSIGLGASMVWATDINNNHRVSTTPNGIGSLGPVIDIPLFDWGMRLAATHAKAHELKASVLAYRQAVLQGVAEVETALGSLQQQRQREQQDTLAWQALQRADQAVQVRAGLQLGSPLDRTESGIAADQAALELADARAAHSLAYVALFKALGGAPLPVPETEQATSPAPAGAGGVSR from the coding sequence GTGCCACTTCGACTGAGCAAGGCCATTCCAAAACACCGTTGGCACACATGCCTGCTCGGCGTCGTGTTCTCCGGGCTGGCCGGCTGCGCCGCGCCGCTGCCCAGGCTGGAGCCGCCGGTGCCCGCGCAATGGCAGCATGCGATCGCCTCGGACCCGGCCCGGCCGACCGACCTGCATGGCTGGTGGCATGCGTTCGCCGACCCCGACCTCGACGCGCTGGTCGACCGCGCGCTGGCCAACAACCTCGACGTGGCGCAGGCGGCCGAACGGCTGCGGGCCGTGCGCAGCCTGCACGAACGTGCCCACGCCCGCTATCTGCCGGAGCTGCACGCGCGCACCCATGACGCGATCGACCCGGACGCCAGCGCCAGCTTCTTCGTGGCCGGCTTCGATGCCAGCTGGGAGCTGGGCCTGTTCGGCCGCGCCGAAGGCACCCGGCGCGAATCGCAGGGCGCGCTGGATGCCGGTGTGGCCGACCTGCACGCCGCCCGGGTCAGCCTGGTCGCCGAAGTGGTACGCGAGTGGATCAACCTGCGCACCGCGCAGCAGCAGGAACAGCTGCTGCAGCAGATCAGCCAGCAGCGCCGGCACGCATGGGAACTGCAGCAGACGCGGCAGCACCTGCAGCTGGCGGCACCCGCCGTGGTGGACCAGGCGCAGGCCGCCTGGGCGCAGGCCGAAGCCGCCCTGGCCGCGCCACGCCAGGCCGCCGACGCCAGCGCACAGCGGCTGGCCGTCCTGCTCGGGCAGAACCACCCCGACCCGGCCTGGCTGCAGGCAGGCACGCCGCCCGAACTGGGCGCCTGGCAACTCGACGGCACCCCGGCCGAGCTGCTGCGCACGCGGCCGGAGATCGCCCGCGCCGAGGCGGACGTGCTGCGCAGCGCCGGCGAACTGGCGCTGACCCACGCCGAGCTGTTCCCCAGCATCGGCCTTGGCGCCTCGATGGTCTGGGCCACCGACATCAACAACAACCACCGCGTTTCCACCACCCCGAACGGCATCGGGTCGCTGGGCCCGGTGATCGACATTCCACTGTTCGACTGGGGCATGCGGCTGGCCGCCACGCACGCCAAGGCACATGAACTGAAAGCCAGCGTGCTGGCCTACCGGCAGGCGGTGCTGCAGGGCGTGGCCGAAGTGGAAACCGCGCTGGGCAGCCTGCAACAGCAGCGCCAGCGCGAGCAGCAGGACACACTGGCCTGGCAGGCACTGCAGCGCGCCGACCAGGCCGTGCAGGTGCGCGCCGGGCTGCAGCTGGGCAGCCCGCTCGATCGCACCGAAAGCGGGATCGCCGCCGACCAGGCCGCGCTCGAACTGGCCGATGCCCGCGCCGCGCACAGCCTGGCCTACGTCGCGCTGTTCAAGGCGCTGGGCGGCGCACCGCTGCCCGTACCGGAAACGGAACAGGCCACCTCGCCGGCGCCTGCCGGCGCCGGCGGAGTATCGCGCTGA